Proteins encoded together in one Coffea arabica cultivar ET-39 chromosome 2c, Coffea Arabica ET-39 HiFi, whole genome shotgun sequence window:
- the LOC113726232 gene encoding probable LRR receptor-like serine/threonine-protein kinase At1g53430: MLKVVAYFLLFMTLNVQTSLGQVMNGCPQRTCNGITGAPAAPSSPQPPFLPPPPPPSLPSLPQEEVDAVKSLLRLMSPYSPLGPAYFSAWSCDFTKFSPVLTCNCTLEDKTCRVVAIYLSGQDLTGSIPPEIGNLSHLESLYLRSNSLMGSIPNTFVKLSQLSILDLCDNKLEGPLPKFLSELKSLRGLYLCNNLFHEPIPLEIGGCPKLEYLVLYNNSLSGKLPDELGNVSTLRGLNLAENQFWGRLPESLGSLALLEEMYVMNNLFDDQLPQSFQKLTKLKTFNILGNAISKSIPGYIFEWDKLEILSLMGNNFEGHLPNKSLGLPRLTYLAINNLPGGETDVSFPDIRNIVHLKSLTLRKCSLTGTIPDYIWWFKNLSYLDLSFNNLTGIIPPDLNQSPLQFVFLRSNNLNGTVPGWLTSLSNSGSYVDVSENSFTNVTLSNDYIASNLNLFEYRSQYSDTRSKWQQAGYHCDNDTQIYDHLYINCGGNATSVDGRDYEADTQSYGGSTFFLSTNKTWAYSSMGKFLDTDEDEFILDKTCNISNTDVSLYSNARIAPISLKYYGFCLKNDNYTVKLHFAEIGWDTSGSSTIRKRVFDVDVQGGQYYQRDFDIQKLKRDFMECNVSVTDSRLEIHLYWTGKGSTYTPTKYYGPLISAISVYPVPREPEPVPSNHKISSSVIAGIVGSALVFGILILALSWALFRIRLRKLRDPGFKNFDFNKLNAATNGFDRCKLIDVAGNVYRGELDGIQVAVKQLSAKSEEGAHEFITAIGTISALKHPNFATLVGSCAEKNLLVYKYMENVSLQHALFGPAEVKSELNWETRYKICLGVAEGLACLHESKQVIHCNIKPTNILLDKDFTVKISDFEYSQFHDSKHVDARPNKDETDLGSMPKPKMTGHMAPEQEQGFRLTPKADVFSFGIITLEIVSGQEICPLGSKDSNDYLPIKAYKHQVEGNLTALVDPDLKSSNYEPDEAHTMLCLAMTCVNPTADLRPTMSSVVKTLKDSEKFGGKKKNLL; encoded by the exons ATGCTCAAGGTTGTAGCTTATTTCTTGCTGTTTATGACACTGAACGTTCAAACAAGTTTGGGACAAGTGATGAATGGTTGTCCTCAGAGAACATGTAATGGGATAACTGGTGCTCCTGCAGCTCCTTCCTCCCCTCAGCCTCCGTTTTTGCCACCTCCACCACCTCCATCACTTCCATCACTTCCCCAAGAAGAGG TGGATGCTGTCAAGAGTCTGCTTCGACTTATGAGTCCATACTCGCCTTTGGGGCCTGCCTACTTCTCGGCATGGAGTTGTGATTTTACAAAGTTTAGTCCTGTGCTTACATGCAATTGCACGTTGGAGGACAAAACTTGCAGAGTGGTTGCGAT TTATCTCTCAGGTCAGGATTTAACAGGGTCTATACCACCAGAAATTGGAAACCTATCTCATTTGGAATCACT ATACTTGAGGTCAAATAGTCTTATGGGCTCAATTCCCAACACTTTTGTGAAGTTGTCTCAGCTTTCGATACT CGACTTATGTGATAACAAGTTGGAAGGACCGCTACCGAAGTTCCTTAGTGAACTGAAGTCATTACGAGGCTT ATATTTGTGCAATAATTTGTTTCATGAACCAATTCCACTGGAAATCGGAGGTTGTCCAAAGCTTGAATACCT GGTTTTATATAATAATTCTTTGTCGGGGAAATTGCCAGATGAGTTGGGGAATGTTTCAACACTTCGAGGACT GAATTTGGCTGAAAATCAATTTTGGGGTCGGCTTCCTGAATCACTGGGAAGCCTAGCTCTTCTTGAAGAGAT GTATGTGATGAACAATCTTTTTGATGATCAGTTGCCTCAAAGCTTTCAGAAGTTGACAAAGTTGAAGACTTT CAATATTTTAGGAAATGCTATCAGCAAGAGCATCCCCGGATATATTTTCGAGTGGGACAAACTTGAAATATT gtCACTGATGGGAAACAATTTTGAAGGGCATTTACCAAATAAAAGCTTAGGATTGCCAAGGCTGACTTACCT GGCCATAAATAACTTACCTGGAGGAGAGACAGATGTTTCGTTTCCTGATATTCGCAATATTGTGCATCTGAAATCCTT GACATTGAGGAAATGTTCACTCACTGGTACAATTCCTGATTATATCTGGTGGTTCAAAAACCTGTCTTACCT GGACTTGAGTTTCAATAATTTGACGGGGATAATTCCGCCAGACTTGAACCAGTCCCCGCTACAGTTCGT CTTTCTTAGAAGTAACAACCTCAATGGGACAGTACCTGGATGGCTGACGAGTTTGAGTAACTCTGGCTCATATGT GGATGTTTCTGAAAATTCTTTTACAAATGTGACCTTGAGTAACGACTATATAGCTTCAAATCT GAACTTGTTCGAATACCGCTCTCAA TATAGTGATACGAGATCGAAATGGCAACAAGCTGGCTATCACTGTGACAATGACACACAAATTT ATGATCATTTGTACATTAATTGTGGGGGAAATGCAACATCAGTAGATGGACGTGATTATGAAGCTGATACGCAATCATATGGTGGATCAACTTTCTTTCTGAGTACAAATAAGACTTGGGCTTATAGTAGTATGGGAAAGTTCCTGGATACAGatgaagatgaattcattctagataaaacatgcaatatATCCAACACTGATGTATCTTTGTACTCAAATGCGCGCATAGCTCCAATATCGTTGAAATATTATGgattttgtttgaaaaatgaCAACTATACGGTTAAACTTCACTTTGCTGAAATAGGATGGGATACAAGTGGATCTTCTACAATCAGGAAGAGGGTTTTTGATGTGGATGTCCAG GGCGGCCAGTATTACCAGAGAGATTTTGAtatacaaaaattgaaaagagattTCATGGAGTGCAATGTATCTGTAACTGACTCAAGACTGGAGATTCATTTATATTGGACTGGGAAAGGTTCAACTTACACCCCAACAAAATACTATGGTCCCTTAATATCAGCTATTTCCGTGTATCCTG TACCGAGGGAACCAGAACCAGTTCCAAGTAACCACAAAATTTCTTCCTCTGTTATTGCCGGGATAGTTGGATCTGCGCTGGTTTTTGGCATATTAATCTTGGCTCTATCCTGGGCATTATTCAGGATTCGTCTTAGAAAGCTCAGAG ATCCCGGATTCAAAAATTTCGACTTCAACAAATTAAATGCTGCCACCAATGGTTTTGATCGTTGTAAGCTGATAGATGTAGCTGGGAATGTCTACAGG GGTGAACTCGATGGGATTCAAGTAGCGGTCAAACAGCTTTCAGCGAAATCAGAAGAAGGGGCCCATGAATTTATAACCGCAATTGGTACAATTTCTGCACTAAAACATCCAAATTTTGCAACGCTAGTGGGATCCTGTGCCGAGAAAAACCTACTTGTCTACAAGTACATGGAAAATGTCTCCCTTCAACATGCATTATTTG GTCCAGCAGAAGTCAAATCAGAACTAAATTGGGAAACAAGGTATAAGATTTGCCTTGGGGTGGCAGAAGGTTTGGCTTGTCTTCATGAGTCCAAACAAGTAATACACTGCAATATCAAACCAACAAACATACTTCTTGACAAGGATTTTACAGTGAAGATATCGGATTTCGAATACTCCCAATTTCATGATTCTAAGCATGTTGATGCCCGGCCCAATAAAGACGAAACTGATCTTGGCAGTATGCCAAAACCAAAAATGAC GGGACATATGGCACCTGAGCAGGAACAAGGCTTCCGCTTAACACCCAAAGCAGATGTTTTTAGCTTTGGAATCATCACGCTTGAAATTGTTAGCGGACAGGAAATTTGCCCATTGGGGTCAAAGGATTCAAATGACTACCTTCCGATTAAG GCTTATAAACACCAGGTGGAGGGGAATCTTACAGCTTTAGTTGATCCAGATCTGAAATCATCAAATTATGAACCGGATGAAGCACATACAATGCTGTGTTTAGCAATGACATGTGTGAACCCAACCGCCGATCTCAGGCCCACCATGTCATCTGTGGTTAAAACTCTTAAAGACAGTGAGAAatttggggggaaaaaaaaaaacctgttgTAA